One part of the Musa acuminata AAA Group cultivar baxijiao chromosome BXJ1-5, Cavendish_Baxijiao_AAA, whole genome shotgun sequence genome encodes these proteins:
- the LOC135673519 gene encoding uncharacterized protein LOC135673519 yields the protein MVDKEKNMHDFLEQVKERLIVELQWKPRFETATDWTRPEAFVTKGFADSKYLVPKCLKQNRGDSEDNKATLMRPKSTRTYRNEIQPSEKASPEIIDQEMITPLSERVKNVLKDETDIRYPFNSSSTLTMSLSSKEAEKFNLIQQFGKKVTSWDDTKALIGSKSFKQDQGHAFDDGEESSRNLVRSFSAPVSGIAFGKLLLEDKHSMASVLTCRKHEVSQNDLMEARKNKNGAFDMKSRVTCLRQNFTLKEKLFRKRIQLMDELAEDEFPSMKTTENTPFVLMNLGFAQDNSTEVPPSPASVCRSSHDDNCRPYYPSPVSPLEALLHEDYPSSTASGEPNLPESSLSEEFKNDRSGDITDEIKPAKDELLELESNAKAYVREILFRSGLFNRNHFDQVLWESDTLMKPISMSVFHEVEETYRRNGKLECMAFLVHNGQTDLGHRILFDLLNEALLRVVQNSKPHSTVKKWFPGCRRLPHGNQILDSLWHQIQLYINPHVDESYPTKSIVAQALNRTPWSGMLQDNIDVICVEMEFSVAEILIDEFVCDLSY from the exons ATGGTAgataaagaaaagaacatgcatgattTTCTTGAACAGGTAAAGGAAAGATTGATTGTTGAACTACAATGGAAGCCTAGATTTGAGACTGCAACTGATTGGACTAGGCCTGAGGCTTTTGTCACTAAAGGATTCGCTGATTCTAAATATTTGGTACCAAAATGTCTTAAGCAAAATAGAGGCGATTCTGAGGATAACAAGGCTACCCTAATGCGACCAAAATCAACAAGGACATATAGAAATGAAATCCAACCTAGTGAAAAAGCTTCCCCGGAGATTATCGACCAAGAAATGATAACACCATTGTCAGAGAGGGTGAAGAATGTCCTGAAGGATGAAACAGATATAAGGTATCCATTTAATTCCAGTAGTACGCTGACTATGTCACTCTCAAGCAAAGAAGCAGAGAAATTCAATTTAATTCAGCAATTTGGCAAGAAGGTAACCTCCTGGGATGATACGAAAGCCCTAATTGGATCCAAATCTTTTAAACAAGACCAGGGGCATGCATTTGATGATGGGGAGGAGTCTTCAAGAAATCTTGTCAGATCATTTTCTGCTCCTGTTTCTGGAATTGCTTTTGGGAAACTACTTTTAGAAGACAAGCATTCAATGGCATCAGTACTCACTTGTAGGAAACATGAAGTATCTCAAAATGACTTAATGGAAGCCAGGAAAAACAAGAATGGTGCTTTTGACATGAAAAGCAGAGTTACATGTTTGAGACAGAATTTCACATTAAAGGAAAAGCTTTTCAGGAAGAGGATCCAATTGATGGATGAATTAGCTGAAGATGAATTTCCATCCATGAAGACGACTGAAAACACACCATTTGTTTTGATGAACTTAGGCTTTGCACAG GATAACTCAACTGAGGTGCCACCAAGCCCAGCATCGGTGTGCCGCAGTTCACATGATGACAATTGCAGGCCCTACTATCCAAGTCCAGTATCTCCACTGGaggcacttctccatgaagaTTATCCTTCCTCGACAGCTTCTGGAGAACCAAATCTTCCAG AATCAAGTTTGTCAGAAGAATTCAAGAATGATAGATCTGGAGACATAACAGATGAAATAAAACCAGCCAAAGATGAACTTCTTGAGTTGGAAAGCAATGCAAAAGCTTATGTAAGAGAGATCCTCTTTAGGTCTGGCCTGTTCAACAGAAACCACTTTGATCAGGTCCTTTGGGAGTCTGACACTCTAATGAAACCAATATCTATGTCGGTCTTTCATGAAGTCGAGGAAACATATCGAAGAAATGGCAAGCTGGAATGTATGGCATTCCTCGTACATAATGGCCAAACTGATTTAGGTCATAGAATTCTATTTGATCTACTGAATGAAGCATTGCTGAGGGTTGTGCAGAATTCAAAGCCTCACTCAACAGTCAAGAAATGGTTTCCAGGCTGCAGAAGATTACCGCATGGAAACCAAATCTTAGACAGTCTCTGGCATCAGATTCAACTCTACATCAATCCACATGTGGATGAATCATATCCTACAAAAAGCATCGTCGCCCAAGCTCTGAATCGGACTCCCTGGTCTGGTATGTTGCAAGACAACATCGACGTGATCTGTGTAGAGATGGAGTTTTCGGTTGCGGAAATTTTGATCGATGAGTTCGTGTGCGATTTGTCATATTAA